Proteins from one Muntiacus reevesi chromosome X, mMunRee1.1, whole genome shotgun sequence genomic window:
- the LOC136153442 gene encoding melanoma-associated antigen 9-like has translation MSELSKPEEDLQDLGEDQGPVEVPLLEAEVGESASHLASYPPASSSAPVEALPQEILHRMIGKLMKFLLLKYRAKELTSQTEMLSEVLRDNQEHFPVVFREVSVCLQLLFGVDVKEVDPAEHTYILVPILGLTCDEMLSDGVGLPKAGFLVLVLSMIMRFGDPAPEEAVWGALSRMGVYVGSEQCVFGEPRELLTQVWVREGYLRYEQVPDSHPARYEFLWGPRAYVETSKWQVMAFMLRVNQRALRAFPFLSA, from the coding sequence ATGAGTGAGCTCAGCAAACCCGAAGAAGACCTTCAGGACCTAGGCGAGGACCAGGGCCCTGTCGAGGTGCCGCTCTTGGAGGCTGAGGTGGGGGAGTCCGCATCCCACTTGGCCTCCTATCCCCCAGCATCCTCCTCCGCTCCtgtggaggccttgccccaaGAAATTCTGCATAGGATGATAGGTAAActgatgaagttcctgctcctCAAGTATCGAGCCAAGGAGCTGACCTCCCAGACGGAAATGCTGAGTgaggtcctcagggataaccaggagcactTCCCGGTGGTCTTCAGGGAGGTCTCAGTGTGCCTGCAGCTGTTGTTTGGTGTGGATGTGAAGGAGGTGGACCCAGCGGAGCACACCTACATCTTGGTCCCCATCCTGGGCCTCACTTGCGATGAGATGCTGAGCGATGGGGTGGGTCTGCCCAAGGCCGGCTTCCTGGTGCTGGTCCTCAGCATGATCATGCGGTTTGGAGACCCGGCCCCTGAGGAGGCggtctggggagcactcagcaggatgggggtgtaTGTTGGGAGTGAGCAATgtgtctttggggagcccagggagcttctgacccaagtgtgggtgcgggagggatACCTGAGGTACgagcaggtgcctgacagccaccctgctcgctatgagttcctgtggggtccccgggcctatgtggagaccagcaagtggcaagtcatggcaTTTATGCTCAGGGTCAACcaaagggctttgagggccttcccaTTCCTGTCTGCATAA